CCAAGGCGGCGACGTTTCGGCCTTTATTCCGACCAACGTGATTTCGATCACCGATGGACAGATTTTCCTTGAAACAGAACTGTTCTATCAGGGCATCCGCCCCGCCGTGAACACCGGGCTGTCGGTGTCTCGTGTGGGATCATCGGCGCAAACCAACGCGATGAAATCGGTTGCCGGTCCGGTGAAACTGTCCCTTGCGCAGTATCGCGAAATGGCGGCCTTTGCGCAGTTCGGTTCTGACCTTGATGCGGCAACACAGCAGCTTCTGAACCGGGGCGCTCGTCTCACAGAGCTGATGAAGCAGCCGCAATACTCGCCTCTGACCAACGCTGAGATCGTCTGCATGATCTACGCCGGTGTGAATGGCTACCTCGACAAGATTGAGGTCAATCAGGTGGGTCGTTTTGAGGCGGGTGTTCTCAATCACCTGCGCTCCAAGCACCAGGGCTTGCTCGACATGATCACCAATGAAGACCCCAAAATTAAGGGTGACGCAGAGGACAAGATCAAGGCCGCGCTGGACGAGTTCGCCGCTGACTTTGCATAAGGGGGGACGAGGCAGTGCCAAGTCTTAAGGACCTTAAAACAAGGATCGAGTCGGTCAAATCGACCCGCAAGATCACCAAGGCCATGCAAATGGTGGCCGCCGCAAAACTGCGGCGCGCGCAGGAGTCGGCAGAGATGTCGCGCCCCTACACAGAGCGGTTTAACCATGTGATGGGCAAGCTTGCCGCATCCGTGGGTGACAGCGAAAGTGCGCCAAAGCTGCTGCGCGGCACAGGCGATGACAAAGTGCATCTGCTGGTTGTCATGACAGCCGAGCGCGGTCTGTGTGGTGGTTTCAACGGCAACATTGCCCGGATGGCCCGTCAGGAAGCCGAAAAGCTTCTGGCTGAGGGCAAGACGGTCAAAGTGATTACCGTGGGCAAGAAGGGCCGGGATGCGATCAAACGCGATCTGGCCGATACCTTCATTGATCATGTCGATCTGACGGCTGTGCGCAATGTGGGCTACTCAGATGCACAGGCCATCGCGCAGAACCTGTTGGACCGCTTTGATGCGGGTGAGTTTGACGTCGCCAAGATCTTCTACTCGAAGTTCCAGAACGTCGTGACGCAAATCCCTACGATGCATCAGGTCATCCCAGCGGATTTCTCTGCCGAAGAGGGCGCTGAGGACGATGGCGCTTTCTACGACTTTGAGCCTGACGAAGAGGCCATTCTGCGCGAGCTTCTGCCTCGTGGTGTGGCCACAGCCATTTTCAGCGGTCTGCTGGAAAATGGTGCGTCCGAGCAAGGCGCGCGGATGTCTGCGATGGACAACGCCACGCGCAACGCAGGCGAGATGATCGACAAACTGACTATTCAGTTCAACCGCTCACGCCAGGCCGTGATCACCAACGAACTGATCGAAATTATTTCGGGCGCGGAAGCGCTCTAAACGAACCGGAGACGAAACATGGCAAACGCAAAAGGCAAAGTGACCCAGGTCATCGGCGCCGTGGTGGACGTTCAGTTTGACGATCACCTGCCCGAAATTCTCAACGCTCTGAATACAGAGAACAACGGTAAGAAACTGGTTTTGGAAGTGTCGCAGCACCTTGGTGAAAACACGGTGCGCTGCATCGCGATGGACGCCACCGAAGGTCTTGTGCGCGGTCAGGAAGTGACTGACACCGATGGACCGATCATGGTGCCCGTGGGCAATGCCACTCTGGGCCGGATCCTGAATGTGGTGGGCGAGCCTGTGGACGAAGGCAAGCCGCTCAAAGCCAAGGAAACCCGGGCCATTCACCAACCGGCCCCAACATTTGAAGAACAGTCAACCGAATCCGAGGTCCTCGTGACCGGGATCAAGGTTGTTGACCTTCTGGCCCCTTACGCGAAGGGCGGTAAAATCGGCCTCTTCGGTGGTGCGGGTGTGGGCAAAACCGTTCTCATCATGGAACTGATCAACAACATCGCCAAAGTGCACTCAGGCTTTTCCGTGTTCGCGGGCGTGGGTGAGCGGACCCGTGAGGGCAACGATCTTTACCACGAGATGATCGAATCCAACGTGATCAAGCCTGATAATCTGGAAGAATCCCAGGTAGCCCTGGTCTACGGCCAGATGAACGAACCTCCCGGAGCGCGTGCTCGCGTCGCTCTAACGGGCCTCACACTGGCCGAACAGTTCCGCGACCAGTCGGGAACAGACGTTCTCTTCTTCGTGGACAACATTTTCCGCTTTACCCAAGCGGGCTCCGAGGTGTCGGCTCTGCTCGGCCGTATCCCCTCGGCGGTGGGCTACCAGCCAACACTGGCCACCGACATGGGCGCGATGCAGGAACGGATTACATCCACGAAAGCGGGGTCAATTACGTCCATTCAGGCCGTCTACGTGCCTGCGGATGACTTGACCGACCCTGCGCCCGCGACGACCTTTGCGCACTTGGACGCAACCACGGTTCTCAGCCGTGCGATCTCCGAGCTGGGCATCTATCCTGCGGTGGACCCGCTTGACTCCACGTCCCGTCTGATGGACCCGGCGATTGTGGGTGAAGAGCACTACCAGGTGGCGCGTGACGTGCAGGGGATCCTGCAGCGTTACAAATCCCTGCAGGACATCATCGCGATCCTCGGCATGGACGAACTTTCCGAAGAGGACAAGCTGACCGTGGCCCGCGCCCGGAAAATCCAGCGTTTCCTCAGCCAGCCGTTCGACGTGGCGAAAGTGTTCACCGGCTCTGACGGTGTTCAGGTGCCACTCGAAGACACGATCAGCTCGTTCAAGGCGGTTGTGGCCGGCGAATATGACCACCTGCCAGAAGGTGCCTTCTACATGGTCGGCGGCATCGACGAGGTGAAAGCCAAAGCCGAGAAGATGGCAGCGGAAGCGGCCTGATGTTGTGGTGGGGTGAAACCCCACCCTACGAATTTTATCCGGGTGTAGGTTGGGTTTCCAACCCACCTTCCACCCAAAGGGAAGAAAGCAAATGGCTGATACATTGCAATTCGATCTGGTAAGTCCTGAACGGCTTCTGGCGTCGGTCGAGGCCACCGAGGTGCAAATTCCCGGTGCCGAAGGCGACATGACCGCCATGCCGGATCACGCTCCACTGATCACGACATTGCGCCCCGGCATTCTGAAAGTCTCCAGCGCCAAGGGCGATGCCGAATATGTCGTCACAGGTGGCTTTGCCGAGATCAACGCTAGCTCTATTTCCGTCCTTGCAGAACAAGCGGTTCCACGTGAAGAGCTGACGCAGGAAGGCTTCAAGGCCATGGTCGACGCTGCCACGGATCGTCTAGCAAAGACTCAGGAAACCTATGTCAATGAGCCTGGCCCAGTGGATGAGGCAGCGAAGTTGCTTGCTGACATGGTGGCTATGGGGGATGAAATCGGCCTAAGCGCCAACTGATCTTTTGCCGTTTTTTTGTTCGAAAAGGGCTCGCCGGCGCGGGTCCTTTTCTTTTTTGTTTCGCAATTTCGCCCCAAAGGCGTATTACGAACATCGCGTTTAGTGTGTGTGATCCGATGAAATACCTGGTGAATCAAACAATTGGCATCGAACAAGGCGATGATGCATTGTTCTCGGATTATGAGGACGGAGGCGATATGTGGACGGGCCAAGGGCCCCGCAAACGTGCCAAATCCGTACGATTCAAAAAGCCGTTCAAGGATGTGCCTAGTGTTCAGGTGAGTCTGTCAATGTGGGACATGGACAGCGCCACCAATGCCCGCGCGGACGTAAGCGCCGAGAAAATCACGGAAAAAGGCTTCGATGCCGTGTTTCGAACCTGGGGCGACACCCGCGTCGCTCGCGCACGCATCAGGTGGATGGCTATTGGTCCCGTCGCGCATGAAGACGACTGGGAACTCTATTGAGGATTTTTGCCTCCGGCGGGGATATTTCTAGCAAAAAGAAAGCGCCACAGGCTTCTTTCTTGTTTCAAATACCCAACCGCGCCGGTCACGTCCCGAACTGCCCTTCATAGATCGGCTCTAGCGTCGGTGTCTCAAAAAGTGAAGAGACAGACGTGCCGTTCCAGATATTGAGGATCGCTTGCGCAAAGACCGGGGCGGTACGAATAATGCGGATGTTCGGTGTGTTTTTGACCGCCTCAGTTGGGGCAATCGTGTCCGTGATCACCATGGACTTCAGAACCGAGTTGGTGATCCGCTCGACCGCTGGACCAGACAAAACGCCGTGCGTGGTATAGGCATGCACTTCCTTGGCACCGTTGTCCAATAGCACCTGCGCCGCCTTGCACATCGTCCCGGCGGTGTCGCACATGTCATCCACGATCACGCAAATCTTGTCGCTGACATCCCCAATAACGGTCATTTCCGCCACTTCACCGGGCTTTTCGCGGCGTTTGTCTACGATGCTGAGCGGCGCATTGATGCGTTTGGCCAATTCTCGCGCGCGGGCCACACCGCCCACATCGGGAGAGACGATCATCACATCGCTGATCTGCTCGCGAAACTGCGTCACGATATCGAGGGCAAAGACCGGGGAGGCATAGAGATTGTCCACCGGGATATCAAAGAAACCCTGAATTTGCGCGGCATGCAGGTCCATCGTCAGCACCCGCTCAATGCCAGCTTCAACGACCATATTAGCCACAAGTTTGGCCGAAATCGGGGTTCGAGCCTTGGTGCGTCGGTCCTGACGGGCATAGCCGAAATAAGGGATCACCGCCGTAATGCGCCGCGCCGAAGAGCGCCGCAGCGCATCGGCCATAATGAGCAATTCCATAAGATTGTCATTGGCCGGGTTCGAAGTGGGCTGGATGATGAACATATCCTCGCCGCGCACATTCTCAAAAACTTCGACGAAGATCTCTCCGTCGTTAAACCTCTCCACCCGCGCATCCACGAGTTCCATGGCGACGCCCCGGTGCATCGACATACGCTTGGCGATGCCTTGCGCCAGTGGCATATTGGCATTGCCGGAAATAAGCTTCGGTTCTTGAGAAAGTGGCATGTGCGGACCCCTCCGTTCATCATGCAAAAGCAGCAGACATGACAGAATCATGACGTTGACACCGCT
This DNA window, taken from Roseovarius sp. S88, encodes the following:
- a CDS encoding H-type lectin domain-containing protein translates to MKYLVNQTIGIEQGDDALFSDYEDGGDMWTGQGPRKRAKSVRFKKPFKDVPSVQVSLSMWDMDSATNARADVSAEKITEKGFDAVFRTWGDTRVARARIRWMAIGPVAHEDDWELY
- a CDS encoding F0F1 ATP synthase subunit gamma is translated as MPSLKDLKTRIESVKSTRKITKAMQMVAAAKLRRAQESAEMSRPYTERFNHVMGKLAASVGDSESAPKLLRGTGDDKVHLLVVMTAERGLCGGFNGNIARMARQEAEKLLAEGKTVKVITVGKKGRDAIKRDLADTFIDHVDLTAVRNVGYSDAQAIAQNLLDRFDAGEFDVAKIFYSKFQNVVTQIPTMHQVIPADFSAEEGAEDDGAFYDFEPDEEAILRELLPRGVATAIFSGLLENGASEQGARMSAMDNATRNAGEMIDKLTIQFNRSRQAVITNELIEIISGAEAL
- a CDS encoding ribose-phosphate pyrophosphokinase, which produces MPLSQEPKLISGNANMPLAQGIAKRMSMHRGVAMELVDARVERFNDGEIFVEVFENVRGEDMFIIQPTSNPANDNLMELLIMADALRRSSARRITAVIPYFGYARQDRRTKARTPISAKLVANMVVEAGIERVLTMDLHAAQIQGFFDIPVDNLYASPVFALDIVTQFREQISDVMIVSPDVGGVARARELAKRINAPLSIVDKRREKPGEVAEMTVIGDVSDKICVIVDDMCDTAGTMCKAAQVLLDNGAKEVHAYTTHGVLSGPAVERITNSVLKSMVITDTIAPTEAVKNTPNIRIIRTAPVFAQAILNIWNGTSVSSLFETPTLEPIYEGQFGT
- the atpD gene encoding F0F1 ATP synthase subunit beta; this encodes MANAKGKVTQVIGAVVDVQFDDHLPEILNALNTENNGKKLVLEVSQHLGENTVRCIAMDATEGLVRGQEVTDTDGPIMVPVGNATLGRILNVVGEPVDEGKPLKAKETRAIHQPAPTFEEQSTESEVLVTGIKVVDLLAPYAKGGKIGLFGGAGVGKTVLIMELINNIAKVHSGFSVFAGVGERTREGNDLYHEMIESNVIKPDNLEESQVALVYGQMNEPPGARARVALTGLTLAEQFRDQSGTDVLFFVDNIFRFTQAGSEVSALLGRIPSAVGYQPTLATDMGAMQERITSTKAGSITSIQAVYVPADDLTDPAPATTFAHLDATTVLSRAISELGIYPAVDPLDSTSRLMDPAIVGEEHYQVARDVQGILQRYKSLQDIIAILGMDELSEEDKLTVARARKIQRFLSQPFDVAKVFTGSDGVQVPLEDTISSFKAVVAGEYDHLPEGAFYMVGGIDEVKAKAEKMAAEAA
- a CDS encoding F0F1 ATP synthase subunit epsilon — translated: MADTLQFDLVSPERLLASVEATEVQIPGAEGDMTAMPDHAPLITTLRPGILKVSSAKGDAEYVVTGGFAEINASSISVLAEQAVPREELTQEGFKAMVDAATDRLAKTQETYVNEPGPVDEAAKLLADMVAMGDEIGLSAN